From one Nocardioides sp. Kera G14 genomic stretch:
- a CDS encoding PhoH family protein, with translation MVSVLGPADEFLATIEDHFEADIHVRGNRITLHGEPGDLALIERLLEEMVTLVRTGQGLTGEAVERIIGMLQADTEEKPADVLSMNILSNRGRSIRPKTLNQKRYVDAIDEHTVTFGIGPAGTGKTYLAMAKAVQALQGKQVNRIILTRPAVESGEKLGFLPGTLTEKIDPYMRPLYDALHDMLDPDLIPKLMAAGTIEIAPLAYMRGRTLNDAFIILDEAQNTTPEQMKMFLTRLGFGSKIVVTGDVSQTDLPRGTQSGLRVVEGILDEVKDISFNRLTSNDVVRHHLVGKIVAAYDEYDAKKDEQ, from the coding sequence ATGGTGAGTGTCCTCGGCCCCGCCGACGAGTTCCTCGCGACGATCGAGGACCACTTCGAGGCGGACATCCACGTCCGCGGCAACCGGATCACCCTGCACGGTGAGCCCGGCGACCTCGCGCTGATCGAGCGCCTCCTCGAGGAGATGGTGACCCTCGTCCGCACCGGCCAGGGCCTCACCGGCGAGGCGGTGGAGCGGATCATCGGGATGCTCCAGGCCGACACCGAGGAGAAACCCGCCGACGTCCTGTCGATGAACATCCTCTCCAACCGCGGCAGGTCGATCCGGCCCAAGACCCTGAACCAGAAGCGGTACGTCGACGCCATCGACGAGCACACGGTGACCTTCGGCATCGGCCCCGCGGGCACCGGCAAGACCTATCTCGCGATGGCGAAGGCCGTGCAGGCGCTCCAGGGCAAGCAGGTCAACCGCATCATCCTCACCCGCCCGGCGGTCGAGTCCGGCGAGAAGCTCGGCTTCCTGCCCGGCACGCTCACGGAGAAGATCGATCCCTACATGCGGCCGCTCTACGACGCGCTGCACGACATGCTCGACCCCGACCTGATCCCCAAGCTCATGGCCGCCGGCACGATCGAGATCGCGCCCTTGGCCTACATGCGTGGTCGCACGCTGAACGACGCGTTCATCATCCTCGACGAGGCGCAGAACACCACGCCCGAGCAGATGAAGATGTTCCTCACCCGCCTCGGCTTCGGCTCCAAGATCGTCGTGACCGGTGACGTCTCCCAGACCGACCTGCCACGCGGCACCCAGTCGGGGCTGCGCGTGGTCGAGGGGATCCTCGACGAGGTCAAGGACATCAGCTTCAACCGGCTCACGAGCAACGACGTCGTACGCCATCATCTGGTCGGGAAGATCGTCGCCGCCTACGACGAGTACGACGCCAAGAAGGACGAGCAGTGA
- the ybeY gene encoding rRNA maturation RNase YbeY: protein MSIEILNEADESAAIAAELDEEHLATLARFVMDRLRVHPQAELCIKLVDAPTIATLNEQWMGKEGPTDVLAFPMDELRPGLLDEEPEEGVLGDLMIAPSIAAKQGETAGHGTLAEVELLTTHGILHLLGYDHAEPAEKAEMFTLQADLLKAFGSTATPPPAV, encoded by the coding sequence GTGAGTATCGAGATCCTCAACGAGGCCGACGAGTCCGCCGCGATCGCCGCCGAGCTCGACGAGGAGCACCTCGCCACTTTGGCCCGTTTCGTGATGGACCGGCTGCGGGTCCACCCTCAGGCGGAACTCTGCATCAAGCTCGTCGACGCGCCGACCATCGCGACTCTCAACGAGCAGTGGATGGGCAAGGAGGGGCCGACGGACGTGCTCGCCTTCCCGATGGACGAGCTGCGTCCGGGCCTGCTCGACGAGGAGCCCGAGGAAGGCGTCCTCGGGGACCTGATGATCGCGCCGAGCATCGCCGCCAAGCAGGGGGAGACCGCCGGCCACGGCACGCTGGCCGAGGTCGAGCTGCTGACGACCCACGGCATCCTGCACCTGCTCGGCTACGACCACGCGGAGCCGGCGGAGAAGGCGGAGATGTTCACCCTCCAGGCCGACCTGCTCAAGGCGTTCGGCTCGACGGCGACGCCGCCGCCGGCCGTCTGA
- a CDS encoding hemolysin family protein — MTDLWIVVAAAILVVLAGLFSAADAALASFSRARAEELLADGRPGARRLVAIAEDPAGVLNTTLLLRLLCEIGATILVALEFHDLFAGRWWPTLLSSSGVMIVVSFVAIGVAPRTIGRQHHERIALLAAGPITLITTVLGPIPKLLILLGNALTPGKGFRDGPFTTETELREFVDLAEASALIEGDERRMIHSVFELGDTTARAVMVPRGDVIFIERHKNLRQALSLFLRSGFSRIPVVDDGLDNIVGIAYLKDVVRRDFEAPDAETIERIDSVMRPPVWVPESKPVDDLLRDMQAGRQHIAIVVDEYGGTAGLITIEDVLEEIVGEITDEYDTGDDEPTTLEDGSVRVPARFQLADLRELDGLADLRIEDDDVDSVRGLMAKHLGLVPIPGSVVEVDGLRFTAETTAGRRNQISTVLIERLHEGDR; from the coding sequence TTGACCGATCTCTGGATCGTCGTCGCGGCGGCGATCCTCGTCGTCCTCGCGGGGCTCTTCTCCGCAGCTGACGCGGCGCTCGCGAGCTTCTCCCGCGCGCGCGCCGAGGAACTCCTCGCGGACGGTCGCCCCGGCGCACGGCGGCTGGTCGCCATCGCTGAGGACCCGGCCGGCGTGCTCAACACGACGCTGCTGCTTCGGCTCCTCTGCGAGATCGGCGCGACGATCCTGGTGGCGCTCGAGTTCCACGACCTCTTCGCGGGCCGCTGGTGGCCGACGCTGCTCTCGTCGTCGGGTGTGATGATCGTCGTCTCCTTCGTCGCGATCGGCGTCGCGCCGCGCACGATCGGGCGTCAGCACCACGAGCGCATCGCGCTTCTCGCCGCAGGCCCGATCACCCTCATCACCACCGTCCTCGGACCGATCCCGAAGCTCCTGATCCTGCTCGGCAACGCGCTGACCCCCGGCAAGGGCTTCCGTGACGGACCGTTCACCACGGAGACGGAGCTGCGTGAGTTCGTCGACCTGGCCGAGGCCTCGGCGCTGATCGAGGGCGACGAGCGCCGGATGATCCACTCCGTCTTCGAGCTCGGCGACACCACCGCGCGTGCCGTCATGGTGCCTCGGGGCGACGTGATCTTCATCGAGCGGCACAAGAACCTCCGCCAAGCGCTCTCACTCTTCCTGCGCAGCGGCTTCTCCCGCATCCCCGTCGTCGACGACGGGCTCGACAACATCGTCGGTATCGCCTATCTCAAGGACGTCGTCCGTCGTGACTTCGAGGCACCCGACGCGGAGACCATCGAGCGGATCGACTCGGTGATGCGCCCGCCGGTCTGGGTGCCGGAGTCGAAGCCGGTCGACGACCTCCTCCGCGACATGCAGGCCGGCCGCCAGCACATCGCGATCGTCGTCGACGAGTACGGCGGCACCGCAGGGCTCATCACCATCGAGGACGTCCTCGAGGAGATCGTCGGCGAGATCACCGACGAGTACGACACCGGGGACGACGAGCCCACGACGTTGGAGGACGGGAGCGTCCGCGTGCCGGCGCGCTTCCAGCTCGCCGACCTGCGCGAGCTCGACGGCCTTGCCGACCTGCGGATCGAGGACGATGACGTCGACTCCGTCCGCGGCCTGATGGCCAAACACCTCGGCCTCGTCCCGATCCCGGGCTCGGTGGTCGAGGTCGACGGCCTGCGCTTCACGGCCGAGACGACCGCCGGCCGCCGCAACCAGATCAGCACGGTGCTGATCGAGAGACTCCACGAGGGAGACCGATGA
- a CDS encoding cytidine deaminase, translating into MTSPQTLSPEDKKLLVLARATRTRIGASEGAAVRDLDGRTYAGATVDLPHLKVSAIGVCVAMAVASGSKGLEAVVLLTNGDLAEADQAALDDFGGAVVHVNP; encoded by the coding sequence ATGACCAGCCCGCAGACGCTCAGCCCCGAGGACAAGAAGCTCCTCGTCCTCGCCCGCGCCACCCGCACCCGCATCGGCGCAAGCGAGGGCGCGGCGGTCCGCGACCTCGACGGCCGCACCTATGCCGGCGCCACCGTCGATCTCCCGCACCTCAAGGTCAGCGCCATCGGCGTCTGCGTCGCCATGGCCGTCGCCTCGGGCTCGAAGGGGCTCGAGGCCGTCGTACTCCTCACCAACGGCGACCTGGCCGAGGCCGACCAGGCGGCCCTCGACGACTTCGGCGGCGCGGTCGTGCACGTCAATCCCTGA
- a CDS encoding FAD-binding oxidoreductase, with the protein MSWEQHEAAVRRLQESYAAIPAGAPVRLAKRTTNLFRVRAESTAPGLDVSGLAGVIEVDAHAQTADVQGMCTYEDLVAATLPHGLMPYVVPQLRTITLGGAVTGLGIESTSFRNGLPHESVLEMDVFTGAGDVITATPDNEHADLFETFPNSYGSLGYATRLKIRLEKVPPYVALRHVRFEDAELLAKTITAITESHEYDGQRVDGLDGVAFAPGEYYLTLARFATAEETGIARPHEVTSDYTGQHVYYRSLQERAAHGQGQDLLTILDYIWRWDTDWFWCSGAFGAQNPQIRRFWPRRYRRSDVYMKLLGLDRRFGIADKLDDRAGRPRRERVVQDIEVPIENLGAFLEWFDAEIGMRPVWLCPLVSTGTATGEQWRSYPLKPGELYVNAGFWGTVHVGDDAENAPKNRAIEARVHELGGHKSLYSEAFYDEPTFAELYNTPNLDAVKATYDPDNRLTSLYDKTVKRR; encoded by the coding sequence GTGAGTTGGGAGCAGCACGAGGCGGCCGTCCGGCGACTCCAGGAGTCCTACGCCGCGATCCCTGCGGGGGCCCCGGTCCGACTGGCGAAGCGGACCACGAACCTCTTCCGCGTGCGCGCGGAGTCCACGGCTCCCGGCCTCGACGTCAGCGGCCTGGCCGGTGTGATCGAGGTCGACGCCCACGCGCAGACCGCCGACGTGCAGGGCATGTGCACCTACGAGGACCTCGTCGCCGCCACGCTCCCGCACGGCCTGATGCCGTACGTCGTCCCGCAGCTGCGCACGATCACGCTCGGTGGTGCGGTGACGGGTCTCGGCATCGAGTCGACCAGCTTCCGTAACGGCCTGCCGCACGAGTCGGTCCTCGAGATGGACGTCTTCACCGGCGCCGGCGACGTCATCACGGCCACGCCCGACAACGAGCACGCCGACCTCTTCGAGACGTTCCCCAACTCCTACGGCTCCCTCGGCTACGCCACCCGGCTCAAGATCAGGCTGGAGAAGGTGCCGCCCTACGTCGCGCTCCGCCACGTCCGCTTCGAGGACGCCGAGCTGCTCGCCAAGACCATCACCGCCATCACGGAGTCCCACGAGTACGACGGCCAGCGCGTGGACGGCCTCGACGGCGTCGCCTTCGCTCCCGGCGAGTACTACCTGACCCTGGCCCGCTTCGCGACGGCCGAGGAGACCGGTATCGCCCGGCCCCACGAGGTCACCTCCGACTACACCGGCCAGCACGTCTATTACCGCTCCCTCCAGGAGCGCGCTGCTCATGGTCAGGGGCAGGACCTGCTCACCATTCTTGATTACATCTGGCGTTGGGACACCGACTGGTTCTGGTGCTCCGGCGCCTTCGGCGCGCAGAACCCGCAGATCAGACGGTTCTGGCCGCGCCGCTACCGCCGCAGCGACGTCTACATGAAGCTGCTCGGCCTGGACCGCCGCTTCGGCATCGCCGACAAGCTCGACGACCGCGCCGGCCGGCCGCGCCGCGAGCGGGTCGTCCAGGACATCGAGGTGCCGATCGAGAACCTCGGCGCCTTCCTCGAGTGGTTCGACGCCGAGATCGGCATGCGACCGGTCTGGCTCTGCCCCCTGGTCTCGACTGGCACAGCGACGGGTGAGCAGTGGCGCTCCTACCCGCTCAAGCCGGGCGAGCTCTACGTCAACGCCGGCTTCTGGGGCACCGTCCACGTCGGCGACGACGCCGAGAACGCGCCGAAGAACCGCGCGATCGAGGCACGTGTCCACGAGCTCGGCGGCCACAAGAGCCTCTACTCCGAGGCCTTCTACGACGAGCCGACCTTCGCCGAGCTCTACAACACCCCGAACCTCGACGCCGTCAAGGCGACGTACGACCCCGACAACAGGCTGACGAGCCTCTACGACAAGACAGTGAAGAGAAGGTGA
- a CDS encoding class I SAM-dependent methyltransferase translates to MATSTIASTINGFFSGGLPIKLSAYDGSVAGDVSSPYGLKILNQRGLSYILTAPGDLGLARAYVSGDLELEGTHPGDPYPLLRLIVGSTDFARPSVSEIARIVKDLGLSSFVPPKPPAHEHLPAWRTAVEGIRTAGLNALKRHTQERDAEAIHHHYDVSNTFYEYVLGPSMAYTCAVFPHPDATLEEAQAEKFDLICRKLGLKPGDRLLDVGCGWGGMVRHAAKHYGVKALGVTLSREQASWAAQAIKEDGLDDVAEVRFSDYRDVVEGEFDAISSIGMTEHIGVKNYESYFSFLHSKLKDDGRLLNHCITRNDNASKATAGAFIDRYVFPDGELTGSGTIVVAAENAGFEVQHHENFRRHYAKTLTGWNKNLVDNWEACIAETDLGTAKVWGLYMAGSRVGFETNEIQLHHVLATKTPKNGQPGAGQTTYPMRHDFGV, encoded by the coding sequence ATGGCCACATCCACCATCGCCAGCACCATCAACGGATTCTTCTCCGGTGGACTCCCGATCAAGCTGTCGGCGTACGACGGCTCCGTGGCCGGAGACGTGTCGTCGCCGTACGGCCTCAAGATCCTCAACCAGCGCGGCCTCTCCTACATCCTCACGGCGCCCGGCGACCTCGGCCTCGCCCGCGCCTACGTGAGCGGTGACCTCGAGCTCGAGGGCACCCACCCGGGTGACCCCTACCCGCTGCTGCGCCTCATCGTCGGGTCCACGGACTTCGCCCGCCCGAGCGTCTCCGAGATCGCCCGGATCGTGAAGGACCTGGGCCTCTCGAGCTTCGTGCCGCCGAAGCCCCCGGCCCACGAGCACCTGCCCGCCTGGCGCACCGCGGTCGAGGGAATCCGCACCGCTGGCCTCAACGCGCTGAAGCGGCACACGCAGGAGCGGGACGCCGAGGCGATCCACCATCACTACGACGTCTCGAACACCTTCTATGAGTACGTCCTCGGCCCGTCGATGGCCTACACCTGCGCGGTCTTCCCTCACCCCGACGCGACGCTCGAGGAGGCGCAGGCCGAGAAGTTCGACCTGATCTGCCGCAAGCTCGGCCTGAAGCCGGGCGACCGCCTGCTCGACGTCGGCTGCGGCTGGGGCGGCATGGTCCGCCACGCCGCGAAGCATTACGGCGTCAAGGCGCTCGGCGTCACGCTCAGCCGCGAGCAGGCCAGCTGGGCCGCCCAAGCGATCAAGGAGGATGGTCTCGACGACGTCGCGGAGGTCCGCTTCTCCGACTACCGCGACGTGGTCGAGGGTGAGTTCGACGCGATCAGCTCGATCGGAATGACCGAGCACATCGGTGTGAAGAACTACGAGTCGTACTTCTCGTTCCTGCACTCGAAGTTGAAGGACGACGGCCGCCTGCTCAACCACTGCATCACCCGCAACGACAACGCCAGCAAGGCCACAGCGGGCGCGTTCATCGACCGCTACGTGTTCCCCGACGGCGAGCTCACCGGGTCCGGCACGATCGTCGTCGCCGCCGAGAACGCGGGCTTCGAGGTCCAGCACCACGAGAACTTCCGCCGCCACTACGCCAAGACGCTGACCGGTTGGAACAAGAACCTCGTGGACAACTGGGAGGCCTGCATCGCAGAGACCGACCTCGGCACCGCCAAGGTCTGGGGTCTCTACATGGCAGGCTCGCGCGTCGGTTTCGAGACCAACGAGATCCAGCTCCACCACGTGCTCGCCACCAAGACCCCCAAGAACGGCCAGCCGGGCGCGGGGCAGACCACCTACCCGATGCGGCACGACTTCGGCGTCTGA
- a CDS encoding siderophore-interacting protein, which produces MSVRASHHTATVLRREQLSQHLVRIVLDVPTFQSTGVPDEWVGLIVPGQFQSRYYTVRDVADAPQNPRLTLDIVVHETGLVTEWAQRDVTGETVTITDPKGSFALPEGAQWLLLVGDLTALPAMARIAEVWTATHRDLPLRVWVETPDQLPDYLPETSAEIEWIPGHGEHLAEIVEGIDWPEGEGYFWMAGESAQMRAIRKHLMRERGLPSHAYDVMGYWRVSAGRQPRAVDPGPIYRAGKAAGLSDDQIWANYDAAQAQAGQQ; this is translated from the coding sequence ATGAGTGTCAGGGCCAGTCACCACACCGCGACGGTGCTCCGTCGCGAGCAGTTGTCGCAGCACCTTGTCCGGATCGTCCTCGACGTCCCGACGTTCCAGAGCACGGGTGTGCCCGACGAGTGGGTCGGCCTGATCGTCCCCGGCCAGTTCCAGTCGCGCTATTACACGGTTCGAGACGTCGCCGACGCTCCGCAGAATCCTCGGCTGACCCTCGACATCGTGGTGCACGAGACCGGCCTGGTCACCGAGTGGGCGCAGCGCGACGTCACGGGGGAGACGGTCACCATCACCGACCCCAAGGGCTCCTTCGCGCTGCCCGAGGGAGCGCAGTGGCTCCTCCTCGTCGGCGACCTGACAGCCCTGCCGGCGATGGCGCGGATCGCCGAAGTGTGGACGGCGACACATCGCGATCTGCCTCTGCGGGTCTGGGTGGAGACACCTGACCAGCTCCCGGACTACTTGCCCGAGACCAGCGCCGAGATCGAATGGATCCCCGGCCACGGGGAGCACCTCGCCGAGATCGTCGAGGGCATCGACTGGCCCGAGGGTGAGGGCTACTTCTGGATGGCGGGCGAGTCCGCCCAGATGCGCGCGATCCGCAAGCACCTGATGCGCGAGCGGGGACTGCCCAGCCACGCCTACGACGTGATGGGCTACTGGCGGGTGAGCGCCGGGCGCCAGCCGCGCGCGGTCGACCCCGGGCCGATCTACCGGGCCGGCAAGGCCGCAGGCCTCAGCGACGACCAGATCTGGGCCAACTACGACGCGGCGCAAGCCCAGGCAGGACAGCAATGA
- the era gene encoding GTPase Era produces the protein MTDSPSTFRSGFVSFVGRPNAGKSTLTNALVGQKVAITSDKPQTTRTVVRGIVHRPDGQLILVDTPGIHRPRTLLGERLNDLVEATWTEVDVVAICLPANEKIGPGDRRIAENAHKLKKGIKRVAIATKTDLASPDRLAEHLMEISALGAELGIDWAEIIPVSSKLGAEQGQITLLGDVLLNLLPEGPPLYPEGDLTDAPDEILVAELIREAALEGVRDELPHSIAVVVEEMGLREGRDEAKPLMDIHANLFLERDSQKGIIIGHKGSRLADVGRRARLQITELLGVPIYLDLHVKIAKDWQRDPRQLRRLGF, from the coding sequence ATGACCGACTCCCCGAGCACCTTTCGTTCCGGATTCGTCTCCTTCGTCGGACGGCCCAACGCCGGCAAGTCGACCCTGACCAACGCGCTGGTCGGCCAGAAGGTCGCGATCACCTCGGACAAGCCGCAGACCACGCGGACCGTCGTGAGGGGCATCGTGCACCGCCCCGACGGCCAGCTGATCCTCGTCGACACCCCCGGCATCCACCGACCGCGGACCCTGCTCGGTGAGCGGCTCAACGACCTCGTCGAGGCCACCTGGACCGAGGTCGACGTCGTCGCGATCTGCCTGCCGGCCAACGAGAAGATCGGCCCCGGCGACCGCCGCATCGCCGAGAACGCCCACAAGCTGAAGAAGGGCATCAAGCGGGTCGCGATCGCCACCAAGACCGACCTGGCCAGCCCGGACCGCCTCGCCGAGCACTTGATGGAGATCAGCGCGTTGGGCGCCGAGCTCGGCATCGACTGGGCCGAGATCATCCCCGTCTCCTCCAAGCTCGGCGCTGAGCAGGGCCAGATCACGCTCCTGGGCGACGTCCTGCTGAACCTGCTTCCCGAGGGCCCGCCGCTCTATCCCGAGGGCGACCTCACCGATGCGCCCGACGAGATCCTCGTCGCCGAGCTGATCCGCGAGGCCGCGCTCGAGGGTGTGCGCGACGAGCTGCCGCACTCGATCGCCGTCGTCGTGGAGGAGATGGGCCTGCGCGAGGGCCGCGACGAGGCCAAGCCGTTGATGGACATCCACGCCAACCTCTTCCTCGAGCGCGACTCGCAGAAGGGCATCATCATCGGTCACAAGGGCTCCCGCCTGGCAGATGTGGGTCGTCGGGCCAGGTTGCAGATCACCGAGCTCCTCGGCGTCCCGATCTACCTCGACCTGCACGTCAAGATCGCCAAGGACTGGCAGCGCGACCCGCGCCAGCTGCGGCGCCTCGGGTTCTGA
- a CDS encoding flavodoxin family protein — MRLLLLHHAPSASLGAITGAVEAGANDDAIEGVEVVVADPLTATAEELLAADGYLLGTAAHFGYMSGALKHLFDRTFLQIGGALDELAADGPSTAGRPFGLWVHGRYDVTGAVRSVESITQALGWRRVAPVLEVLGDPADEQLASAYELGATLAATLVA; from the coding sequence ATGCGACTGCTGCTCCTGCACCATGCTCCGTCCGCGTCGTTGGGCGCGATCACGGGCGCGGTGGAGGCGGGCGCGAACGACGATGCTATCGAGGGTGTGGAGGTCGTCGTCGCCGACCCGCTGACGGCGACGGCCGAGGAGCTCCTGGCGGCCGACGGCTACCTGCTCGGCACCGCGGCGCACTTCGGTTACATGAGCGGTGCGCTCAAGCACCTCTTCGACCGCACCTTCCTCCAGATCGGCGGGGCGCTGGACGAGCTCGCCGCCGACGGCCCCAGCACTGCAGGCAGGCCCTTCGGCCTCTGGGTCCACGGCCGGTACGACGTCACCGGAGCCGTCCGTTCGGTGGAGTCGATCACGCAGGCGCTCGGTTGGCGCCGGGTCGCGCCGGTGCTCGAGGTCCTGGGCGACCCCGCCGACGAGCAGTTGGCGTCGGCGTACGAGCTCGGGGCGACGCTCGCGGCGACGCTGGTCGCCTGA
- a CDS encoding septum formation family protein, with translation MRRLLVLPLLLAALVLLAACGSSAPKGADPKQVDAMNPPTTGLCRNLTRVAMTKPTDATRLVDCSEPHNAETFAAGELPGQFKDTSYSDPALDTWAYTTCTASLKQHLGASDSSLMRSLFTWVWFRPSEKAWDKGARWWRCDVLAGGDHGQHYLDLPTVTAGLLSGSEDDHWMACARGEDVTSGTRVACNQSHGWRAVTTIKVGEVDDPWPGTKAVQAKTKQFCSSSVAAWLGYPTDYDYGFTWFGEPEWKAGNRRSVCWARTDQ, from the coding sequence GTGCGTCGCCTCCTCGTCCTGCCTCTCCTCCTGGCGGCCCTCGTCCTCCTCGCGGCCTGCGGGAGCAGCGCGCCGAAGGGCGCCGACCCGAAGCAGGTCGATGCGATGAACCCGCCGACCACCGGGCTGTGCCGCAACCTGACCCGCGTGGCGATGACGAAGCCGACGGACGCCACGCGGCTGGTGGACTGCAGCGAGCCGCACAACGCCGAGACCTTCGCCGCAGGGGAGCTGCCCGGCCAGTTCAAGGACACGAGTTACAGCGATCCGGCACTCGACACGTGGGCCTACACGACCTGCACCGCCAGCCTCAAGCAGCACCTCGGTGCCAGTGACTCCAGCCTGATGCGCTCCCTCTTCACGTGGGTGTGGTTCCGGCCCTCGGAGAAGGCATGGGACAAGGGCGCCCGCTGGTGGCGCTGCGATGTGCTCGCGGGCGGCGACCACGGCCAGCACTACCTCGACCTGCCGACCGTCACTGCCGGGCTCCTCTCCGGCAGCGAGGACGACCACTGGATGGCCTGCGCCCGCGGCGAGGACGTCACCAGCGGCACCCGCGTGGCGTGCAACCAGTCCCACGGGTGGCGCGCGGTCACCACCATCAAGGTGGGAGAGGTCGACGACCCGTGGCCGGGCACCAAGGCGGTCCAGGCGAAGACCAAGCAGTTCTGCTCCAGCAGCGTCGCGGCATGGCTCGGCTACCCGACCGACTACGACTACGGCTTCACGTGGTTCGGCGAGCCCGAGTGGAAGGCCGGCAACCGCCGCTCTGTGTGTTGGGCCAGGACCGACCAGTGA
- a CDS encoding septum formation family protein: MIRAALALLVLSLLAACGSSEAPVAKPTPPPTATAAPLPPASACYVLTYAQAVAPTADATKTPVPCSKPHTSETFYVGALSSVVGGHLVAVDSARIQRQSARTCPARLSAYVGGSTDDLRLSMVRAVWFTPTVDESDTGADWLRCDVIAVAGAERLASITGSLKDSLAKGAGREAMCGTAAPGEAGFDRVPCAQKHSWKAIRVVPFPGDDYPGETAVKAAGQGPCQAAGKDVASDPLTYRWSYEFPTQAQWDNGQTYGLCWAPDPA, from the coding sequence GTGATCCGCGCTGCGCTGGCGCTCCTCGTCCTGTCGTTGCTGGCTGCGTGTGGCAGCAGCGAGGCACCCGTCGCCAAGCCGACACCGCCGCCCACGGCGACGGCCGCGCCGCTTCCGCCGGCCTCAGCCTGTTACGTCCTCACCTACGCCCAGGCCGTCGCACCCACCGCGGACGCCACCAAGACGCCGGTGCCCTGCTCGAAGCCGCATACCTCCGAGACCTTCTATGTCGGTGCGCTCTCCTCCGTCGTCGGCGGACACCTCGTCGCCGTGGACTCCGCACGGATCCAGCGGCAGAGCGCGCGCACGTGTCCGGCCAGGTTGTCGGCGTACGTCGGCGGCAGCACCGACGACCTGCGACTCTCCATGGTGCGGGCCGTGTGGTTCACGCCGACGGTCGACGAGTCGGACACCGGGGCGGACTGGCTGCGCTGCGACGTCATCGCCGTCGCGGGCGCCGAGCGCCTGGCCTCGATCACTGGCTCGCTCAAGGACTCACTCGCCAAGGGCGCGGGACGTGAGGCGATGTGCGGGACCGCGGCACCGGGCGAGGCCGGCTTCGACCGTGTGCCCTGTGCGCAGAAGCACTCGTGGAAGGCGATCCGGGTCGTGCCGTTCCCCGGCGACGACTACCCGGGCGAGACGGCGGTCAAGGCAGCCGGACAGGGGCCGTGCCAGGCGGCAGGCAAGGACGTCGCCTCGGACCCGCTCACGTACCGCTGGAGCTACGAGTTCCCGACGCAGGCCCAGTGGGACAACGGCCAGACCTACGGGCTGTGCTGGGCGCCGGACCCCGCCTGA
- a CDS encoding pyridoxamine 5'-phosphate oxidase family protein, with product MAQLHEIDESECWDLLKSHSVSRVAWAGSDGPVVLPLNYVVHDGALWLRTSAHSTLSQEVDDAPVAILVDEFDAETQVGWSVQVRGTAQMHYKEESVPDEVQKLRTWAAGARPLWISVTPTALNGRRLAED from the coding sequence ATGGCGCAACTGCACGAGATCGATGAGTCGGAGTGCTGGGACCTGCTGAAGTCCCATTCGGTGTCTCGCGTGGCATGGGCGGGCTCGGACGGGCCGGTCGTGCTGCCGCTCAACTACGTCGTGCACGACGGCGCACTCTGGTTGCGCACCTCGGCGCACTCGACGCTCTCCCAGGAGGTCGACGACGCACCGGTCGCGATCCTCGTGGACGAGTTCGACGCCGAGACGCAGGTCGGCTGGAGCGTGCAGGTCCGCGGCACCGCGCAGATGCACTACAAGGAGGAGAGCGTCCCCGACGAGGTGCAGAAGCTGCGCACCTGGGCCGCCGGCGCCCGTCCCCTGTGGATCAGCGTCACCCCCACGGCGCTCAACGGCCGTCGCCTGGCCGAGGACTGA